Proteins co-encoded in one candidate division TA06 bacterium genomic window:
- a CDS encoding LptE family protein, which translates to MKSENKKQPPGSRLVWPGWLLLLGLSGCYSFHSGRLPFKTLGVPVAANATGDYRLPDLITKSVMAAITRDGSVKLAEPEKSEGMMAIEIKSYSRDPLKYSAQEVVSEYKITITAAVIVKNDQGKVLWENLALSAWSTYLPGREEESAGIGKASDKLAEEIVRQAFENW; encoded by the coding sequence ATGAAAAGTGAAAATAAAAAACAGCCGCCCGGTAGCCGCTTGGTTTGGCCGGGGTGGCTGTTATTGCTGGGCTTGTCGGGCTGCTACTCTTTTCATAGCGGCCGGCTGCCGTTTAAAACCCTGGGGGTGCCGGTAGCCGCCAATGCCACGGGAGATTACAGGCTGCCGGACCTGATCACCAAGTCGGTAATGGCCGCCATCACCAGGGACGGTTCGGTGAAGCTGGCGGAACCCGAGAAGTCCGAAGGAATGATGGCCATAGAGATCAAAAGCTACAGCCGAGATCCTCTTAAATACAGCGCCCAGGAAGTGGTTTCGGAATACAAGATCACCATCACGGCGGCGGTGATAGTTAAGAACGACCAAGGCAAGGTCCTCTGGGAGAACCTTGCCTTAAGCGCCTGGAGCACCTATCTGCCGGGTCGGGAAGAAGAAAGCGCGGGGATCGGGAAAGCCTCGGACAAGCTGGCCGAGGAGATAGTAAGACAGGCTTTTGAGAACTGGTAG